In a genomic window of Mesoplasma tabanidae:
- a CDS encoding lipoprotein — protein MKKLLSILGAVGLTATGASVAVSCGTKDKEENKAITIANVEKAVGEIKELKDLAAVNTALAAKLKDTKDETLKGIKSLTAAFKADSKTNVTVTAVAKDGYKLDKTTFDIDGAIQDEGTTPPTTDIKIDEVITANEEFADLADAQAATILAAVEAKHETLKGKIQITSIDETAKTAKVEAASGATGITGTQTIKFTVVASTTDIKIDEVITANEEFADLADAQAATILAAVEAKHETLKGKIQITSIDETAKTAKVEAASGATGITGTQTIKFTVSDSEVKN, from the coding sequence ATGAAAAAATTATTATCAATATTAGGAGCTGTTGGTTTAACAGCTACAGGAGCTTCAGTTGCTGTTTCATGTGGAACAAAAGACAAAGAAGAAAACAAAGCAATTACAATTGCTAACGTTGAAAAAGCAGTTGGTGAAATTAAAGAATTAAAAGATCTAGCTGCAGTTAATACAGCATTAGCTGCTAAATTAAAAGATACTAAAGATGAAACTTTAAAAGGAATTAAATCTTTAACAGCAGCATTTAAAGCTGATTCAAAAACTAATGTAACTGTTACTGCAGTTGCAAAAGACGGATACAAATTAGACAAAACAACTTTTGACATTGACGGTGCTATTCAAGATGAAGGAACAACACCACCTACAACTGATATTAAAATTGATGAAGTAATTACTGCTAATGAAGAATTTGCTGATTTAGCCGATGCTCAAGCAGCAACTATTTTAGCTGCAGTTGAAGCTAAACATGAAACATTAAAAGGAAAAATTCAAATTACAAGCATTGACGAGACAGCAAAAACTGCTAAAGTTGAAGCAGCAAGTGGAGCTACAGGAATTACAGGTACTCAAACAATTAAATTTACAGTTGTAGCATCTACAACTGATATTAAAATTGATGAAGTAATTACTGCTAATGAAGAATTTGCTGATTTAGCCGATGCTCAAGCAGCAACTATTTTAGCTGCAGTTGAAGCTAAACATGAAACATTAAAAGGAAAAATTCAAATTACAAGCATTGACGAGACAGCAAAAACTGCTAAAGTTGAAGCAGCAAGTGGAGCTACAGGAATTACAGGTACTCAAACAATTAAATTTACAGTTTCAGATTCTGAAGTAAAAAACTAA
- a CDS encoding ATP-binding cassette domain-containing protein: protein MIEFKNVTKMFTSNKGLKDVNIIIEKEQIGLVGPNGAGKTTFIELLLGFHLPKKGEVFINGIKSTDKNFDIKRIGYISANLDIPKKLSVIEYVDYVKELENSEKFNTNIEMFAKVLAFDLKDISLISSLSSGMVQKLKIILAISGDKEILIFDEPTRGLDPIAVELFEKIMDKLKEKNITIIYCSHILEEVEKFCDRGLIIKNNTIVKDVDIKEHKSNLRESFKSFYDFTEIGDF from the coding sequence ATGATTGAATTTAAAAATGTAACTAAAATGTTTACATCAAATAAAGGTTTAAAGGATGTAAATATTATTATTGAGAAAGAACAAATTGGTTTAGTAGGTCCTAATGGAGCTGGTAAAACAACTTTTATTGAATTATTATTAGGATTTCATTTACCAAAAAAGGGTGAAGTTTTTATTAATGGAATTAAATCAACAGATAAAAATTTTGACATAAAAAGAATTGGGTATATATCAGCTAATTTAGATATTCCAAAAAAACTAAGTGTTATTGAATATGTTGATTATGTTAAAGAACTAGAAAATAGTGAAAAGTTCAATACTAATATTGAAATGTTTGCTAAGGTATTGGCGTTTGATTTAAAAGACATTTCACTAATAAGTAGTTTATCATCAGGCATGGTGCAAAAATTAAAAATTATATTAGCAATATCAGGAGATAAAGAAATTTTAATTTTTGATGAACCAACAAGAGGATTAGATCCGATTGCTGTAGAATTATTTGAAAAAATTATGGATAAATTAAAAGAAAAAAATATAACTATTATTTATTGCAGTCATATCTTAGAAGAAGTAGAAAAATTTTGTGATCGAGGATTAATCATTAAAAATAATACTATTGTTAAAGATGTAGATATTAAAGAACATAAATCAAATTTAAGAGAAAGCTTTAAGTCATTTTATGATTTTACTGAGATAGGGGACTTTTAA
- a CDS encoding GNAT family N-acetyltransferase, whose translation MKKKFKMHNAYANDLINNFTKYYANPIQAYIKQNFNWETDHVCVINKEEDNTITVVSNDLLKLDNKQVREITRKQKTMTWINFSNNEHNENHDVLINNHFDLLHVYQGMVLKTKDWETNDSLTNPHIKVVETKTEVETFTNIIENTFDLETIVLNKYLPIHKYNLENKVNHLILVKDENDNFVGTGNIYFDDQHAIIDDISVLVEARGKGYAKMIMFYLISYAKKIGKSEVLLFGTEDGTPVYEKIGFKLIDTYMEVFYKQ comes from the coding sequence ATGAAAAAGAAATTTAAAATGCATAATGCATATGCAAATGATTTGATTAATAACTTTACTAAATACTACGCTAATCCAATTCAAGCATATATAAAGCAAAATTTTAATTGAGAAACTGATCATGTTTGTGTAATTAATAAAGAGGAAGACAATACAATTACAGTTGTTTCAAATGACTTATTGAAATTAGATAATAAACAAGTTAGAGAAATTACAAGAAAACAAAAAACAATGACTTGAATTAATTTTTCTAATAATGAACATAATGAGAATCATGATGTTCTAATTAACAATCATTTTGATTTATTACATGTTTATCAAGGAATGGTATTAAAAACTAAAGATTGAGAAACTAATGACAGTTTAACTAACCCACATATTAAAGTAGTTGAAACTAAAACTGAAGTTGAAACATTTACTAATATTATTGAAAACACATTTGATTTAGAAACAATTGTATTAAATAAATATTTACCTATTCATAAATACAATTTAGAAAACAAAGTTAATCATTTGATTTTAGTTAAAGATGAAAATGATAACTTTGTTGGAACAGGTAATATTTACTTTGATGATCAACATGCAATTATTGATGATATATCAGTATTAGTAGAAGCTAGAGGAAAAGGTTATGCTAAGATGATAATGTTTTACTTAATCTCTTATGCAAAGAAAATTGGTAAATCTGAGGTTTTATTATTTGGAACAGAAGATGGGACACCAGTTTATGAAAAGATTGGATTCAAACTAATAGATACTTATATGGAAGTGTTTTATAAACAATAA
- a CDS encoding phosphatase PAP2 family protein yields MKLLKDKEILKKRYLYAFLSIGIILFTVFMVGTFLDAQIAKNIYQEKSWFGYAFDKFGQLAFIIPVNFCIVGILIYLSDKRKDWSVQVFIFKTVYYTLIYAGIGFYLFSPLMSNKEKHIHEVSVDIFNTLMFWMVLIGTIVFYKLNPNFTEQKNFLWKIGLVIIYIIMISLSTEVLKNIFSRPRPIKSVIDGDVPYREWWNITYAYGFGKNKSFPSGHTTSAITILSIALLFKKDDLYYYGVILVAFIFAALVGSSRMVLAKHFLTDITFACIMALSWFLIFENVFLKILNKKLGGDYE; encoded by the coding sequence ATGAAACTACTTAAAGACAAAGAAATACTTAAAAAACGATACTTATATGCTTTTTTATCAATAGGAATAATTTTATTTACTGTATTTATGGTAGGTACTTTTTTAGATGCACAAATAGCTAAAAATATTTATCAAGAAAAATCATGATTTGGTTATGCATTTGATAAATTTGGACAGCTAGCATTTATCATTCCTGTTAACTTTTGCATAGTAGGTATATTAATTTATTTATCAGATAAAAGAAAAGACTGATCAGTACAAGTTTTTATATTTAAAACAGTTTATTATACTTTAATTTATGCTGGAATTGGATTTTACTTATTTTCTCCTTTAATGTCTAACAAGGAAAAACATATTCATGAGGTTAGTGTAGATATTTTCAACACTTTAATGTTTTGAATGGTGTTAATAGGAACAATCGTATTTTATAAGTTGAATCCAAATTTCACAGAACAAAAAAACTTTTTATGAAAAATTGGATTAGTGATTATTTATATCATAATGATCTCATTGTCAACTGAAGTATTGAAAAATATTTTTTCAAGACCAAGACCAATTAAATCAGTTATTGATGGTGATGTTCCATATCGTGAGTGATGAAATATTACATATGCTTATGGATTTGGCAAAAATAAATCTTTTCCATCTGGTCATACAACTAGTGCAATTACTATTTTATCAATAGCATTATTGTTTAAAAAAGATGACTTATATTATTATGGTGTTATCTTAGTGGCATTTATATTTGCTGCATTAGTAGGTAGTTCAAGAATGGTTTTAGCAAAACACTTTTTAACTGACATAACTTTTGCATGTATTATGGCACTTTCTTGATTTTTGATTTTTGAAAATGTATTTTTAAAAATTTTAAATAAAAAACTTGGAGGAGACTATGAGTAA
- a CDS encoding HU family DNA-binding protein, whose translation MKIRLKIILGLIFLIILSTILMVFFKMLNALYFNNENWREAIINNYGVAKINDKWFKDGPMLFSMLLGPIGLKSMFSFNWKSGEIFLKPVFWDFLINWIYLITVLILLIIIAFIVIKIMLEKKTKKLSHEHIAKIDKIKKENQLTNSFDNSEYVLSNQKIIKTREKLLKEVKLIRKTKYDKVSKMYLIKKIQEIYPDFKKKDVSIIVNSLFINLENNLVNDKEIIIENFGKLTKVNKPAKIAINPSNGESIKIPESNNIYFKASKNLKLLMSDTKWTGIEYSKKIIEKITIEQEEN comes from the coding sequence ATGAAAATAAGATTAAAAATAATTTTAGGTTTGATTTTTTTGATTATATTATCAACTATTCTTATGGTATTTTTTAAAATGCTTAATGCTTTATATTTCAATAATGAAAATTGAAGAGAAGCAATAATTAATAATTATGGTGTAGCTAAAATTAATGATAAATGATTTAAGGATGGACCAATGTTATTTTCAATGCTTTTAGGTCCAATTGGTCTTAAATCAATGTTTTCTTTTAATTGAAAAAGTGGTGAAATATTTTTAAAACCTGTTTTTTGAGATTTTTTAATTAATTGAATTTACCTTATAACTGTATTGATATTATTAATTATCATAGCATTTATTGTAATTAAAATTATGCTTGAAAAAAAGACTAAAAAATTATCTCATGAGCATATTGCAAAAATAGATAAAATAAAAAAAGAAAACCAACTGACAAATTCTTTTGACAATAGTGAATATGTTTTGAGTAACCAAAAAATAATTAAAACTAGAGAAAAACTTTTAAAAGAAGTTAAGTTAATTAGAAAAACAAAGTATGATAAGGTTTCAAAAATGTATTTAATAAAAAAAATTCAAGAAATTTATCCTGATTTTAAAAAGAAAGATGTTTCAATAATAGTTAATAGCTTATTTATTAATTTAGAAAATAATTTAGTTAATGACAAAGAAATAATTATTGAAAATTTTGGCAAGCTAACGAAAGTCAATAAACCTGCAAAGATAGCTATCAATCCTTCAAATGGAGAAAGTATAAAAATTCCTGAATCAAACAATATTTATTTTAAAGCTTCAAAAAATTTAAAGCTTTTAATGTCTGACACTAAATGAACAGGAATTGAGTATAGTAAAAAAATAATTGAAAAAATAACTATAGAACAAGAAGAAAACTAA
- the typA gene encoding translational GTPase TypA gives MSNQKIINIAVIAHVDAGKSTLVDALLKQGGAFRDNQEVVEQIMDSNDQERERGITIYSKNCAIEYKGTKINIVDTPGHADFSSEVERIMKTVDTVILLVDSSEGPMPQTRFVLSKALELGLNPILMINKIDKKDQRAEEVVEEVLELFMELDATDEQLEFKTLYGIAREGIAQLNLSDQGIDLSPMFDTIIEQVGTYPIELAEKPLKMQVSSLAYDSFIGRLGIGRIFEGKIAEGQTVSVVKNDGEVKQAKISKLTVYQGLNKVAVKEAYAGDIITFAGIEHISIGDTINELNNINPMEPITIEEPTMSMNFLVNTSPFAGKVGKFVTSRNIKERLEKELEVNVGLKVEPLDNPTIEGFKVLGRGELHLSVLIEQMRREGFELAISKPEVIFRKGDNGTLLEPMEKVILNIPTEYSGTVINKLNQRKGLMTDMDSDGVRDKIVYNIPLRALIGFRSEFTNDTHGEGIMVRSSNGFEPYKGEIESRKNGVLISMASGKTLPYALNNLEERGILFVGPQIEVYDGMIVGQHSRDNDLEVNPTTGKKLTNTRASGSDDSVKLTPPKLMTLEEALEYIEWDELVEVTPDDIRLRKRWLSNTERRQHRNDNKKVFD, from the coding sequence ATGTCAAATCAAAAAATTATTAACATTGCGGTTATTGCTCACGTTGATGCAGGTAAATCAACATTAGTTGATGCACTTTTAAAACAAGGTGGAGCTTTTAGAGATAACCAAGAAGTTGTAGAACAAATCATGGATTCAAACGATCAAGAAAGAGAACGTGGGATTACCATCTATTCAAAAAACTGTGCTATTGAGTACAAAGGAACTAAAATTAACATCGTGGATACTCCAGGTCATGCTGACTTTTCAAGTGAAGTTGAACGTATTATGAAAACTGTTGACACTGTTATTTTATTAGTTGACTCAAGTGAAGGACCAATGCCTCAAACACGTTTTGTTTTATCTAAAGCATTAGAATTAGGATTGAACCCAATCTTAATGATTAATAAAATTGATAAAAAAGATCAAAGAGCTGAAGAAGTTGTTGAAGAAGTATTAGAGTTATTCATGGAATTAGACGCAACTGATGAACAATTAGAATTTAAAACATTATATGGTATTGCTCGTGAAGGAATTGCTCAATTAAACTTAAGTGATCAAGGAATTGATCTTTCACCAATGTTTGATACTATTATTGAACAAGTTGGAACATACCCAATTGAATTAGCTGAAAAACCATTAAAAATGCAAGTTAGTTCATTAGCTTATGATTCATTTATTGGAAGATTAGGAATTGGAAGAATCTTTGAAGGAAAAATTGCTGAAGGTCAAACAGTTAGTGTTGTTAAAAATGATGGTGAAGTTAAACAAGCCAAAATTTCTAAATTAACAGTTTATCAAGGTCTAAACAAAGTTGCTGTTAAAGAAGCATATGCTGGAGATATTATTACATTTGCTGGTATTGAGCATATTTCAATTGGAGATACTATAAATGAATTAAATAATATTAACCCAATGGAGCCAATTACAATCGAAGAACCTACAATGAGTATGAACTTCTTAGTTAACACTTCTCCTTTTGCTGGTAAAGTTGGTAAATTTGTTACTTCAAGAAACATTAAAGAACGTTTAGAAAAAGAATTAGAAGTAAACGTTGGTTTAAAAGTTGAACCATTAGATAACCCAACTATTGAAGGATTTAAAGTTTTAGGACGTGGAGAACTTCACTTATCTGTTTTAATTGAACAAATGAGAAGAGAAGGTTTTGAATTAGCTATTTCTAAACCTGAGGTAATTTTTAGAAAAGGCGATAATGGAACATTATTAGAACCTATGGAAAAAGTTATTTTAAACATTCCTACTGAATATTCAGGAACTGTTATTAATAAATTAAACCAACGTAAAGGTCTAATGACTGATATGGATTCTGATGGAGTTAGAGATAAAATTGTTTATAACATTCCATTAAGAGCTTTAATTGGATTTAGAAGTGAATTTACTAATGATACTCATGGTGAAGGAATCATGGTTAGAAGTTCAAATGGATTTGAACCATACAAAGGTGAAATTGAATCACGTAAAAACGGAGTTCTTATTTCAATGGCTTCAGGTAAAACTTTACCTTACGCTTTAAATAACTTAGAAGAACGTGGAATTCTATTCGTTGGACCTCAAATTGAAGTATATGATGGAATGATCGTTGGACAACACTCAAGAGATAATGATTTAGAAGTTAACCCAACAACTGGTAAAAAATTAACTAACACTCGTGCTAGTGGTAGTGATGACTCAGTTAAATTAACTCCACCTAAATTAATGACTTTAGAAGAAGCATTAGAATATATCGAATGAGATGAATTAGTTGAAGTTACACCAGATGATATTCGTTTAAGAAAAAGATGATTATCAAATACTGAAAGACGTCAACACAGAAACGATAATAAAAAAGTTTTTGATTAA
- the ruvX gene encoding Holliday junction resolvase RuvX: MSNILGLDVGSKTIGLASSTGKVAKKETNLKFEEWNFEEGVILLTEFIKEKSFETFVFGYPKNMNGTIGERAEMVDYFIEGFLVYNPQIKEEQIIRVDERRTTKMAKSIMIEAGLSRQKQKENKDTLAAQLILETYLEKINK, translated from the coding sequence ATGAGTAATATTTTAGGGCTTGATGTTGGAAGCAAAACTATAGGGTTAGCTTCTTCAACAGGCAAAGTGGCCAAAAAAGAAACTAATTTAAAATTTGAAGAGTGAAATTTTGAAGAAGGTGTAATATTGTTAACTGAGTTTATAAAAGAAAAGTCATTTGAAACATTTGTTTTTGGTTATCCTAAAAATATGAATGGAACCATTGGTGAAAGAGCTGAAATGGTAGATTATTTTATTGAAGGATTCTTAGTTTATAATCCACAAATTAAAGAAGAACAGATAATTAGAGTTGATGAAAGAAGAACAACTAAAATGGCTAAATCAATTATGATTGAAGCGGGTTTATCTCGTCAAAAACAAAAAGAAAATAAAGATACTTTAGCAGCTCAATTAATTTTAGAAACATATTTAGAAAAAATTAATAAATAA
- a CDS encoding BspA family leucine-rich repeat surface protein produces MKKLLVFFACLSLTANLIILAVSCSKETIHLEDLDSVILNKNLNKLEGNDEQTVKNALSKENPTLDISEIKLTIAAVSKNVETKNYTVTVEPIDNSNVYSGKVHDITFYTETIHIQDLDSVILNKNLNKLEGNDEQTVKNALSKENPTLDISEIKLTIAAVSKNVETKNYTVTVEPIDNSNVYSGKVHDITFYTETINLQDLDNVILNKNLNKLEDNDEQTVKNALSKENPTLDISEIKLTIAAVSKNVETKNYTVTVEPIDNSNVYSGKVHDITFYTETINLQDLDNVILNKNLNKLEDNDEQTVKNALSKENPTLDISEIKLTIAAVSKNVETKNYTVTVEPIDNSNVYSGKVEGIVFYTEKISRQNLSNVVLRKNLSKIKNNEFDTILLALKNKNEELVTEEIKIDNVQGWQTNYESKKYKVIISAIPNSNLYFGKVEEIYFWNETYVDNLTYYVDKNTLDEKSIDGSAPDGTNKITHIGYSSDKQAYKLPKSTIYVPDVISPEITNISSLFENVGNSGDQLTFPGISYWETSNIIDMSNLFNNARIKDVNFSNWDTSNVINMRLMFYNVDFLNNSFSNWNTSKVKDMSYMFQRSGKFSHNESFCFLKWDTSNVVNMEGMFLEAFPWLLNNGISNWKTHNVENMDSMFANTNFNVDISRWVTSKVTNMSFMFYNCSSFNFNLSEWDVDNVDKHDNYDTGTSQWSPAYKPNFKQKLCTQ; encoded by the coding sequence ATGAAAAAACTTTTGGTATTTTTTGCTTGCTTGTCCTTAACAGCAAATTTAATAATTTTAGCAGTCTCATGCAGTAAAGAAACTATTCATCTTGAAGATTTAGATAGTGTTATTTTAAATAAGAATTTAAATAAATTAGAAGGTAATGATGAACAGACTGTTAAAAATGCTTTATCAAAAGAAAATCCAACATTAGATATTAGTGAAATAAAATTAACAATTGCAGCTGTTTCAAAAAATGTAGAAACAAAAAATTACACAGTAACAGTTGAACCAATTGATAATTCAAATGTGTATTCTGGTAAAGTTCATGACATTACTTTTTACACAGAAACTATTCATATTCAAGATTTAGATAGTGTTATTTTAAATAAGAATTTAAATAAATTAGAAGGTAATGATGAACAGACTGTTAAAAATGCTTTATCAAAAGAAAATCCAACATTAGATATTAGTGAAATAAAATTAACAATTGCAGCTGTTTCAAAAAATGTAGAAACAAAAAATTACACAGTAACAGTTGAACCAATTGATAATTCAAATGTGTATTCTGGTAAAGTTCATGACATTACTTTTTACACAGAAACTATTAATCTTCAAGATTTAGATAATGTTATTTTAAATAAGAATTTAAATAAATTAGAAGATAATGATGAACAGACTGTTAAAAATGCTTTATCAAAAGAAAATCCAACATTAGATATTAGTGAAATAAAATTAACAATTGCAGCTGTTTCAAAAAATGTAGAAACAAAAAATTACACAGTAACAGTTGAACCAATTGATAATTCAAATGTGTATTCTGGTAAAGTTCATGACATTACTTTTTACACAGAAACTATTAATCTTCAAGATTTAGATAATGTTATTTTAAATAAGAATTTAAATAAATTAGAAGATAATGATGAACAGACTGTTAAAAATGCTTTATCAAAAGAAAATCCAACATTAGATATTAGTGAAATAAAATTAACAATTGCAGCTGTTTCAAAAAATGTAGAAACAAAAAATTACACAGTAACAGTTGAACCAATTGATAATTCAAATGTGTATTCTGGTAAAGTTGAAGGTATAGTTTTTTATACTGAGAAAATAAGCCGTCAAAATCTATCAAATGTAGTGCTAAGAAAAAATTTAAGCAAAATCAAAAATAATGAATTTGATACTATTTTATTAGCTTTAAAGAATAAAAATGAAGAATTAGTAACCGAAGAAATCAAAATTGACAATGTCCAAGGATGACAAACTAATTATGAAAGTAAAAAGTATAAAGTTATAATTTCAGCAATACCAAATTCAAATTTATATTTTGGTAAAGTCGAGGAAATATATTTTTGAAATGAAACATATGTTGATAATTTAACCTATTATGTAGATAAAAATACACTTGATGAAAAAAGCATTGATGGCTCAGCACCTGATGGCACAAATAAAATAACTCATATAGGCTATAGTTCAGACAAGCAAGCCTACAAACTACCCAAATCTACAATTTATGTGCCAGATGTAATAAGTCCTGAAATTACAAACATAAGTAGTCTATTTGAAAACGTTGGCAACAGTGGTGATCAATTAACATTCCCAGGAATAAGTTACTGAGAAACATCAAATATAATAGACATGTCGAATTTATTTAATAACGCAAGAATAAAAGACGTTAATTTTTCAAATTGGGATACTTCAAATGTTATTAATATGAGATTAATGTTTTATAATGTTGACTTCTTAAATAATAGTTTTTCAAACTGAAATACTTCAAAAGTTAAAGATATGAGTTATATGTTCCAAAGATCAGGAAAATTTTCACATAACGAATCTTTTTGTTTTTTAAAGTGGGATACTTCAAATGTTGTCAACATGGAGGGTATGTTTTTGGAAGCTTTTCCTTGACTTCTTAACAATGGTATTTCAAATTGAAAAACACATAATGTAGAAAATATGGATTCTATGTTTGCAAATACGAACTTTAACGTTGACATTTCACGTTGAGTAACTTCAAAAGTAACTAATATGTCTTTTATGTTTTATAATTGCTCTTCATTTAATTTTAACCTTTCAGAATGAGATGTAGATAATGTTGATAAGCATGATAATTATGACACAGGTACTTCTCAATGATCTCCTGCATACAAACCGAATTTCAAACAGAAATTATGCACTCAATAA
- the hpt gene encoding hypoxanthine phosphoribosyltransferase, translated as MKLHPLVKEILFTEEQIKERTIEVAKEIKSFYEKNEKEDQSLLVIGLLKGCIPFYQTFCMNFDFLIDMDFMVVSSYLGGTKSTGEPKINLDVNMSVKDRNILIVEDIVESGITLEFVQNYLMNKGAKSVKILTMLDKPTERKVDIKPDWTCYTIPKHFVIGYGLDYQEKLRNLPYVAVCDTDKLADWKW; from the coding sequence ATGAAATTACACCCATTAGTAAAAGAAATATTATTTACTGAAGAACAAATCAAAGAAAGAACAATAGAAGTAGCAAAAGAGATTAAATCATTTTATGAAAAAAATGAGAAAGAAGATCAATCATTATTGGTTATTGGATTATTGAAAGGATGTATACCTTTTTATCAAACTTTTTGCATGAATTTTGATTTTTTAATTGATATGGATTTCATGGTTGTAAGTTCATATTTAGGTGGAACAAAAAGTACAGGTGAACCTAAAATTAACTTAGACGTCAATATGTCAGTTAAAGATCGTAATATCTTAATTGTAGAAGATATTGTTGAATCAGGGATAACATTAGAGTTTGTTCAAAATTATTTAATGAACAAAGGTGCTAAGTCAGTTAAAATATTAACTATGTTAGATAAACCAACTGAACGTAAAGTTGACATTAAACCTGATTGAACTTGTTATACAATTCCAAAACATTTTGTAATAGGTTATGGATTAGATTATCAAGAAAAATTAAGAAATCTTCCATACGTAGCAGTTTGTGATACTGATAAATTAGCGGATTGAAAATGATAA
- the eno gene encoding phosphopyruvate hydratase — protein MSRIEKIIAREVLDSRGTPTVEVELWTEFGGYGIAKAPSGASTGENEALELRDGDKARYNGKGVLKAVANVNDKIAPALIGHDVQDQLGLDRVMIKLDGTEFKKKLGANGMLAVSLAAAHAAASELEVPLYRYIGGVQAKRLPVPMLNVINGGEHADSAIDFQEFMIMPVGAPTFKEALRWSSETFQALKSLLHDKGDITAVGDEGGFAPHFSWAYAKQDLASFKAKTPAEIALDLLVEAITKAGYKVGKDGIMIAMDCASSELYFEDKKYHFKKIEKVTGQEWAFTTEEMIAYLEKLVNNYPIISIEDGLSEKDWDGFVQLTEKIGDRVQIVGDDLFTTNPRFIKEGISKDAANSTLIKLNQIGTLSETVEAITMTQKAGWTAVVSHRSGETEDATIADLAVAFNAGQIKTGSMSRSDRIAKYNRLLQIEDQLGEDAIYDGYATFYNLKINK, from the coding sequence ATGTCAAGAATTGAGAAAATTATTGCACGTGAAGTATTAGACTCACGTGGTACTCCAACTGTTGAAGTTGAATTATGAACTGAATTTGGTGGTTATGGAATTGCTAAAGCACCATCAGGAGCATCAACTGGAGAAAACGAAGCTTTAGAACTAAGAGATGGAGATAAAGCACGTTACAACGGTAAAGGTGTTTTAAAAGCAGTTGCAAATGTAAACGATAAAATTGCACCAGCTTTAATTGGACATGATGTACAAGACCAATTAGGTTTAGACAGAGTAATGATTAAATTAGACGGAACTGAATTTAAGAAAAAATTAGGAGCAAACGGTATGTTAGCTGTTTCATTAGCTGCAGCTCACGCAGCAGCAAGTGAATTAGAAGTTCCTTTATACAGATACATTGGTGGAGTTCAAGCAAAACGTTTACCTGTTCCAATGTTAAATGTTATTAATGGTGGAGAACATGCTGATTCAGCAATCGATTTCCAAGAATTCATGATTATGCCAGTTGGAGCACCAACATTCAAAGAAGCATTAAGATGATCATCAGAAACTTTCCAAGCATTAAAATCATTATTACATGATAAAGGTGATATTACTGCTGTTGGAGACGAAGGTGGATTTGCACCTCACTTCTCATGAGCATATGCTAAACAAGACTTAGCTTCATTTAAAGCTAAAACACCTGCTGAAATTGCATTAGACTTATTAGTTGAAGCTATTACAAAAGCTGGTTACAAAGTTGGTAAAGATGGAATCATGATCGCAATGGATTGTGCTTCATCAGAATTATACTTTGAAGACAAAAAATACCACTTCAAAAAAATTGAAAAAGTTACTGGTCAAGAATGAGCATTCACTACAGAAGAAATGATTGCTTACTTAGAAAAATTAGTAAACAACTACCCAATTATTTCAATCGAAGATGGATTAAGTGAAAAAGACTGAGATGGATTCGTTCAATTAACTGAAAAAATTGGAGACAGAGTTCAAATCGTTGGAGATGACTTATTTACAACAAACCCAAGATTTATTAAAGAAGGAATCAGCAAAGATGCTGCTAACTCAACTTTAATTAAATTAAACCAAATCGGAACTTTATCAGAAACTGTTGAAGCAATTACTATGACTCAAAAAGCTGGTTGAACTGCAGTTGTTTCACACCGTTCAGGAGAAACAGAAGACGCAACAATCGCTGACTTAGCTGTAGCATTTAACGCAGGTCAAATCAAAACAGGATCAATGTCACGTTCAGATAGAATTGCTAAATACAACAGATTATTACAAATCGAAGACCAATTAGGTGAAGATGCAATTTATGATGGATATGCAACATTCTACAACTTAAAAATTAATAAATAA
- a CDS encoding ASCH domain-containing protein: MDLILSMKKEYFDLIKSEKKKYEYRFKIPKLNINDKLYLYIPKSKAGIYGYIKIKDVKWMSKDELANFILIN; the protein is encoded by the coding sequence ATGGATTTAATTTTATCAATGAAAAAAGAGTATTTTGATTTAATTAAAAGTGAAAAGAAAAAATACGAATATAGATTCAAAATACCAAAATTAAATATTAATGACAAACTTTATTTATACATACCGAAAAGCAAAGCTGGAATTTATGGTTACATTAAGATAAAAGATGTTAAATGAATGAGTAAAGATGAGCTTGCAAATTTTATTCTAATCAATTAA